One genomic segment of Syngnathus acus chromosome 1, fSynAcu1.2, whole genome shotgun sequence includes these proteins:
- the pcm1 gene encoding pericentriolar material 1 protein isoform X1, with protein sequence MATGGAPLDDSADELHNWSVTNASLEDRLNNMDWSGTQQKKPNRSSEKNKRKLSASLVAESRLTNDISPNSTLWGVRRKTVHVKYTSQRSVPDQAELDKIHQRINFSDLDESIGSDSQGRATAANNQRQLMAENKKPYNLVPLHVNTNKSKELLLPATSAPSTPAAAVVKVTSKQSPAARDDFSSGATPKETATRPLRGSADRSAATAARSDGEEGEVVSSLLVSKLMQIREYICKASSMRDDLVERNDVPANVERLSHLIEHLKEQEKSYLRFLQKMLARENEEEDGRTQDSAVGSGSLGESASLNVDVRSSDASNAPGEWADPSMRDLKEELENFRKQHELLKKMLEQQDQLRALQGRQEALLAMQHSAERALTVIEDAAVVTETTGSVSGLSITSELNDELNDLIQRFHNQLQDSQSKSVPDNRRQAESLSLSREVSWSRGPPAFGPPEHRPVLHSASGPHGGLDGGATAASAKLTKLQELQDKKETMDKILHELHSLRDQTLNNNYCGALSTRRSLSTGGSSDCSNAVAAAASFQPLLPQHADAANSTDKLRKLKEVHKRLNELRELVQYFQQTSDMMVDAVNENVKEDEEDEEETEDGSMLEAMFDYEQDNRQPPANIRNSQRSGNWGDLNSVANRCAVSSSTGANNRDTEINNRSAGNLRSFNIPSAIECQYNRDTAYNWVKDEDGLNNEGDGAGAHPEGTSGSRSGSSLASEAGFSQGLHQQKAKQKLRQLQDLVAMVQVSDDTDATTANEEESLHQQQNNTRVSAGGPPVAGPQQDPCGSDVAFYSKAREKIYKEKLRQQKQALKQLHKERQMLGEIQDKIQDLQLTCPDLQSSLSSQVSEQSLVWKIPAAASTPAVAQPSSSSAAAARSSPAVLNPTAPEAAAASVPDNEQLWSEMRRHQVAREDLRQRRKQLESLMAEHQRRRGLADSPCGTEEQAGPSQLAESRDERTMATWGSTPCNLDQDEDGDFGSEHSGEEEDSSESCSVDDGRVFPSGGGGGGMIQPIYTKMKNQECNPKPSASFSCGSKQQQPAPPPRGSDQSASQPASARRQENLCWASALSATEGSSNWQEQIGQLQRQLDFSTNMCQTLLQDQQMLSYMLQSLMTGSYGALPNNPASPQVHLLLHQLNQCYTQLAWQQTNVQRLKQVLNELLQQPHQIRQQASPSAAGFGPFSLFPAPMSDFPQGAARAATHASPNQQKQHVDPNTSIKTEYMSFPPPLQRSPLNATPDRRATGWSNNNNNHPVPNNAVPYQPPPTGERATSFSSLFFSPPPPPPQQWRHSPWTECERESEASFSSLPDDRADPTTVTKTFKSGRKASAQANLASRSKSRRRRGKGAHKNNGGLESDSLSSTADLDQERAASARRKDQHLLDKLTQEKLNSKKTPGNRPNDISSAYAWRTPFLSNRIACTEAADASSDLSLFEALRETIYSEVATLISHNESRPHFLIELFHELQLLNTDYLRQRALYSLQDLVSRHLAEKSASQEMSPLGAASWATGGSQSELTPSESSTISDAEVAEKTSRKRDDMESVGNDSTLSSTNLDPFSKDDLGNTVIHLDKALARMRQYERMKQKADSDLSNVEASAAAAEATDEGASGDVHAPQIDTTKLNRQIKDIMSAVIPFLKDNMHEVWTLRLVTILRRKVLELTRQKDESKEFVRFFHRQLGGILQHSLSRFLGQTLKDCGEDLLVEVSDILFNELAFFRLMQDLDSGIAAVSTESRPQTEQAEQTDSPNQESTALQVNASASSDEDKVCESDKDDSEQEVLPPPPPSPPDDTKNCNDEDDEADGHTMPLSICLSIAESQALNNYGSGEDENDADDDEQEPEEFEAAPADVETSLQAAPADVETSLQAAPEGSPEPEVAFQHFVDTISGCETKETDLKPANANECSELADFASTEEEPAEAVSHNCDEEEDAVGAAAAAGESIRSSQVHTALKDSNATGTPDTESPVMINVDETVSGNSSQRTSDEDDFVRVDELPLQLPVTSQEELQRRIVDEQRTNDLRMEIIADAEPVLVGNDDPPEGTRIF encoded by the exons ATGGCAACCGGAGGCGCTCCTTTGGATGACAGCGCGGACGAGCTGCACAACTGGAGCGTCACCAACGCTAGCTTGGAGGACCGACTCAACAACATG GACTGGAGTGGGACACAGCAGAAGAAGCCAAACCGCTCatcagagaaaaataaaagaaagctGTCAGCTTCCTTGGTGGCAGAAAGCCGCCTAACCAACGACATTTCGCCCAATTCCACCCTGTGGGGCGTGCGCCGCAAGACCGTGCACGTCAAATACACCAGCCAACGCTCCGTCCCGGACCAGGCGGAGCTGGACAAGATCCACCAGAGGATCAATTTCTCTGACTTGGATGAG AGCATCGGTAGCGACTCCCAGGGCCGCGCGACAGCCGCCAACAACCAGCGGCAGCTAATGGCGGAGAATAAGAAACCTTACAACTTGGTCCCGCTGCACGTCAACACCAACAAGAGCAAGGAGCTGCTCCTACCCGCCACCTCTGCTCCTTCCactcccgccgccgccgtcgtcaaGGTAACCAGCAAGCAGAGTCCAGCAGCGAGGGATGACTTCAGCTCCGGGGCTACCCCCAAGGAAACGGCAACGAGGCCACTGCGTGGCAGCGCTGATAGATCGGCAGCGACGGCAGCACGCTCGGACGGCGAGGAAGGAGAAGTTGTCAGCAGCTTG CTGGTAAGCAAGCTGATGCAGATCCGCGAGTACATTTGTAAGGCCAGCTCCATGCGCGACGACCTGGTGGAGAGGAACGATGTGCCGGCCAACGTGGAGCGCCTCTCTCATCTCATCGAGCACCTCAAGGAGCAGGAGAAGTCCTACCTGCGCTTCCTGCAGAAAATGCTG GCTCGGGAgaacgaggaggaggacggtAGGACGCAGGATTCTGCTGTGGGCTCCGGCTCCTTGGGGGAGAGCGCCTCACTCAACGTCGACGTGAGGTCTTCAGATGCTTCGAACGCACCA GGCGAATGGGCCGACCCGTCCATGCGAGACCTGAAGGAAGAACTGGAGAACTTTCGCAAGCAGCACGAGCTGCTGAAGAAGATGCTGGAGCAGCAGGATCAGCTCAGGGCCCTGCAAGGCCGCCAGGAGGCTCTGCTGGCCATGCAGCACAGTGCCGAGCGGGCGCTCACAGTCATCGAGGATGCGGCAG TGGTTACAGAAACCACAGGCAGCGTGTCGGGGCTGAGCATCACATCGGAGCTCAACGACGAGCTCAACGATTTGATCCAGCGCTTCCACAACCAACTGCAAGACTCTCAG AGCAAGTCGGTGCCGGACAACCGACGTCAGGCAGAGAGCCTCTCCCTCTCCAGAGAAGTCAGCTGGTCCCGGGGCCCCCCGGCCTTTGGCCCCCCTGAGCACAGGCCTGTACTCCACTCGGCCTCCGGGCCCCACGGTGGCCTTGACGGCGGGGCGACGGCCGCCAGCGCCAAACTCACCAAGCTCCAGGAGCTCCAAGACAAAAAGGAAACCATGGACAAGATCTTACACGAACTGCACTCCCTCAGAGACCAGACGCTCAACAACAACTATT gtgGAGCGTTGTCAACGCGGCGCAGTTTGAGCACAGGCGGCTCGTCAGATTGCTCAAATGCAGTCGCGGCAGCCGCTTCCTTTCAACCCTTGCTCCCGCAACACGCAGACGCTGCCAACTCCACAGACAAACTCAG GAAGCTGAAAGAGGTCCACAAGCGCCTTAACGAGCTTCGGGAATTAGTGCAGTACTTTCAGCAGACGTCAGACATGATGGTGGACGCGGTGAACGAAAATGTCAAGGAGGACGAGGAAGACGAAGAGGAGACGGAGGACGGCTCCATGCTGGAGGCCATGTTTGACTATGAGCAAGACAATCGCCAGCCCCCCGCCAACATCAG GAACTCGCAGCGCAGTGGCAACTGGGGCGACTTGAACAGCGTCGCCAACCGCTGCGCCGTCTCAAGCAGCACCGGCGCAAACAATCGCGACACGGAGATCAACAACCGCTCGGCGGGCAACCTTCGCAGCTTTAATATCCCCTCAGCCATTg AGTGCCAGTACAACCGTGACACGGCCTACAATTGGGTGAAGGATGAGGACGGTCTCAATAATGAAGGCGACGGCGCCGGCGCCCACCCCGAAGGAACCTCTGGCTCCAGGTCAGGCAGCAGCCTGGCCAGCGAGGCGGGCTTCTCCCAGGGGCTTCATCAGCAGAAAGCCAAGCAGAAGCTACGCCAGCTCCAGGACCTTGTCGCCATGGTCCAGGTG AGCGACGACACAGACGCCACCACGGCCAATGAGGAGGAAAGTTTGCACCAACAGCAGAATAACACGAGAGTGAGTGCGGGGGGCCCACCAGTTGCCGGACCCCAACAGGATCCCTGTGGATCAGACGTGGCTTTCTACAGCAAGGCCAG GGAGAAGATCTACAAAGAGAAGCTCCGTCAACAGAAGCAGGCGCTCAAGCAGCTCCACAAGGAGCGGCAGATGCTCGGCGAGATCCAGGACAAGATCCAGGACCTCCAGTTGACGTGTCCAGACTTGCAG tcaTCACTGTCCAGCCAAGTGAGCGAGCAGAGTTTAGTTTGGAAGATCCCGGCCGCAGCTTCCACGCCGGCCGTCGCGcagccttcctcctcctcggcggcggcggccagaAGCAGCCCGGCCGTGCTCAATCCCACCGCTCCCGAAGCTGCTGCCGCTTCAGTCCCCGACAATGAG CAGCTCTGGTCAGAGATGCGTCGCCACCAGGTGGCGCGGGAGGACCTGCGGCAGCGGCGCAAGCAACTGGAGTCCCTGATGGCCGAGCATCAGAGGCGCCGCGGCCTCGCCGACTCCCCCTGCGGGACCGAGGAGCAGGCGGGTCCCTCCCAGCTCGCCGAAAGCCGCGATGAAAG AACGATGGCCACCTggggctccactccctgcaACCTGGACCAAGACGAGGACGGCGACTTTGGCTCCGAGCACAGCGGCGAGGAAGAGGACAGCTCCGAGAGCTGCTCTGTCGACGACGGCCGTGTCTTCCctagcggcggcggcggcggcggcatgaTCCAACCCATCTACACCAAGATGAAGAACCAAGAATG TAACCCGAAGCCTTCGGCATCCTTTTCCTGCGGGTCCAAGCAGCAACAGCCAGCGCCGCCACCCAGAGGCTCCGACCAATCCGCGAGCCAGCCTGCGAGCGCCAGACGTCAGGAgaacctctgctgggcctctGCGCTCTCGGCGACCGAGGGCTCCTCCAATTGGCAGGAGCAGATCGGCCAGCTGCAGAGGCAGCTGGACTTCAGCACCAACATGTGTCAGACGCTGCTGCAGGACCAGCAG ATGCTGTCGTACATGCTGCAGAGCTTGATGACGGGCTCGTACGGCGCGTTGCCCAACAACCCCGCGTCGCCGCAGGTCCACCTGCTCCTGCACCAGCTCAACCAGTGCTACACGCAGCTGGCCTGGCAGCAAACCAATGTGCAAAG ACTGAAGCAGGTGCTGAACGAGCTCCTGCAGCAGCCACATCAAATACGACAGCAGGCTTCCCCGTCGGCCGCAG gaTTTGGCCCGTTTTCTCTCTTCCCCGCCCCCATGAGCGACTTCCCTCAAGGTGCGGCAAGGGCCGCCACCCACGCGAGTCCCAACCAGCAGAAGCAGCACGTGGACCCCAACACCTCCATCAAAACAGAGTACATGAGTTTCCCTCCTCCGCTCCAGCGCTCGCCTCTTAACGCGACTCCCGACAGACG AGCCACGGGCtggagcaacaacaacaacaaccacccCGTCCCAAACAATGCCGTGCCATATCAGCCGCCTCCAACAGGAGAACGGGCCACTtccttctcttctctctttttctccccgccgccaccgccgccgcagcAGTGGCGCCACAGCCCCTGGACCGAGTGCGAGCGGGAGTCGGAGGCGAGTTTCAGCAGCTTGCCCGACGACCGCGCCGATCCCACCACCGTCACCAAGACCTTTAAAAGCGGACGCAAGGCCTCGGCCCAGGCCAACCTGGCCTCCCGCAGCAAAAGCCGGCGCAGGCGCGGCAAAGGAGCCCACAAGAACAATGGAG GTCTGGAGAGCGACAGCCTGAGCAGCACAGCCGACTTGGACCAAGAGAGGGCAGCGTCGGCTCGTCGCAAGGACCAGCATCTGTTGGACAAACTCACGCAGGAGAAACTGAACAGCAAAAAGACGCCGGGCAACAGACCAAACGACATCTCCTCTG CCTATGCTTGGAGAACACCCTTCCTCTCTAACAGAATTGCATGCACAGAAGCTGCAG ACGCCAGCAGCGACCTCTCCTTGTTCGAGGCGCTGAGGGAGACCATCTACTCTGAGGTGGCCACGCTGATATCCCACAACGAGTCGCGGCCTCACTTCCTCATTGAGCTCTTTCACGAGCTGCAGTTGCTCAACACGGACTACCTGCGGCAGAGGGCGCTCTATTCCCTGCAG GACTTAGTGAGCAGGCACCTGGCAGAGAAAAGCGCCTCCCAGGAGATGTCCCCCCTGGGTGCAGCGTCTTGGGCCACCGGCGGCTCTCAGTCTGAACTGACGCCCAGCgagagctccaccatcagcGACGCG GAAGTGGCGGAGAAGACCTCGAGGAAGCGAGACGACATGGAGTCGGTGGGGAATGACAGCACCTTGTCTTCGACCAACCTGGATCCGTTTTCCAAGGACGATCTGG GCAACACGGTCATCCACTTGGACAAAGCTTTGGCCAGGATGCGCCAGTACGAGCGCATGAAGCAGAAAGCCGACTCGGACCTCTCCAATGTTGAAGCCTCCGCCGCTGCTGCCGAAGCCACGGACG AAGGTGCCTCTGGTGACGTGCACGCGCCTCAGATCGACACCACCAAGCTCAATCGTCAAATCAAGGACATCATGAGCGCGGTCATTCCCTTCCTTAAG GACAACATGCACGAGGTGTGGACGCTGCGGCTGGTGACGATCCTGCGCCGCAAGGTCCTGGAGCTCACGCGGCAGAAGGACGAGAGCAAGGAGTTTGTGCGCTTCTTCCACCGGCAGCTCGGCGGCATCCTGCAG CATTCCCTCAGTCGCTTCCTGGGCCAAACCCTGAAGGACTGCGGCGAGGACCTCCTGGTGGAGGTCTCGGACATCCTCTTCAACGAACTGGCCTTTTTCCGACTCATGCAGGACTTGGACAGCGGCATTGCCGCCGTCTCCACGGAAAGCAGGCCACAGACGGAACAAGCTGAGCAAACTGATTCCCCGAATCAGGAAAGCACAGCGCTCCAGGTTAACGCGTCAGCCTCTTCCGATGAAGACAAGGTCTGCGAATCG GATAAAGATGACAGCGAGCAAGAGGttctccctcctccccctccttctCCCCCTGATGATACCAAAAACTGcaatgacgaagatgacgaggCCGATGGGCATACGATGCCGCTATCCATCT GTCTTTCAATAGCCGAGAGCCAAGCCCTGAACAACTACGGCAGCGGCGAGGATGAGAACGACGCCGACGACGACGAGCAAGAGCCTGAGGAGTTTGAGGCCGCGCCCGCCGACGTGGAGACGTCCCTGCAGGCCGCGCCCGCCGACGTGGAGACGTCCCTGCAGGCCGCGCCAGAGGGCTCGCCTGAGCCAGAGGTGGCTTTCCAACATTTTGTCGACACCATATCAGGCTGT GAAACCAAAGAAACTGACTTGAAACCAGCCAACGCCAACG AGTGCAGCGAGCTGGCAGATTTCGCTTCGACTGAAGAAGAACCCGCTGAGGCGGTAAGTCACAACTgcgatgaagaggaggatgcaGTCGGCGCCGCCGCTGCAGCCGGGGAAAGCATCAGAAGCTCTCAAGTCCACACGGCCCTGAAAGACTCAAACGCCACCGGCACCCCCGACACCGAATCCCCCGTCATGATCAATGTCGAC GAAACCGTCTCCGGCAACAGCAGCCAGAGGACGTCGGACGAGGACGACTTTGTGCGGGTGGACGAGCTTCCTTTGCAGCTGCCCGTCACCAGCCAG GAGGAGCTGCAGAGGAGGATCGTGGACGAGCAGCGGACAAACGACCTACGCATGGAAATCATTGCCGATGCGGAACCGGTGCTGGTGGGGAATGATGACCCACCTGAAGGAACCAG GATC